The Oxobacter pfennigii genome has a window encoding:
- the mscL gene encoding large conductance mechanosensitive channel protein MscL yields the protein MWKEFKEFSMKGNVIDLAVGVIIGGAFGKIVSSLVSDIIMPVIGLFLGQVDFANLFITLGSGEFKTIEAAKQAGVATLNYGLFLNNVIDFLIIAFSIFIIIKQINRFTKKKEQPAPKKTKTCQYCQSEIHIEAVRCPNCTSVLDNQGDYTA from the coding sequence ATGTGGAAAGAATTTAAGGAGTTTTCCATGAAGGGAAACGTCATTGATTTAGCGGTAGGTGTAATTATCGGCGGAGCATTTGGTAAAATAGTGTCCTCTCTTGTAAGCGATATTATCATGCCTGTAATAGGCTTGTTTCTTGGGCAGGTAGACTTTGCCAATCTTTTCATCACTCTGGGAAGCGGGGAGTTTAAGACCATTGAAGCAGCTAAGCAGGCCGGCGTTGCAACCTTAAACTACGGATTGTTTTTAAACAATGTCATAGATTTTTTAATTATCGCTTTTTCTATATTCATAATAATAAAACAAATAAACCGGTTTACAAAAAAGAAAGAACAGCCGGCGCCTAAAAAAACAAAAACATGTCAATATTGCCAAAGTGAAATACATATTGAGGCTGTAAGATGCCCTAACTGTACTTCGGTTTTGGACAATCAGGGTGATTATACAGCATAA
- the abc-f gene encoding ribosomal protection-like ABC-F family protein, producing MLIAQIKGIKKYFGDRLILNIDSFKIYENDRIGVVGINGSGKTTFLNILSGKIMPDEGFKEIKGSYSYITQLDEDKIDIGANFAWKFNVPDLPYETLSGGEATRLKIANSLNKNNVLIIADEPTSNLDGDGIIKLQKEFEAFNGALLIVSHDREFLDNVCTSILEIENGKITQYGGNYSKYRELKAKERERASFEYEQYTAEKKRLTAAMHEVKSKGSSLKKTPKRMGNSEARLHKMGPQKAKASLDRAAKNLQSRIESLEVKEKPQKEPELLMDMDRIIKLHSKVIISSENLSKSFGDRVIFNNAGFKIHNGSKTALIGPNGCGKTTLIKMIVDKDDAINYAKGVKIGYFSQDLSLIDDDKTLLDNVMDESILTETFVRTLLSRLFFKREDLLKKGMFLSGGEKVKASLAKIVVSDFNLLILDEPTNYLDLYSMEAMEEALLEYEGTLLFVSHDRRFVRNIADCILSIEDMQIISFDGTFDEFLSRKASSPPKDTEALRIILENRLAEVLGKLSLPSKTDDIEVLDREYKELIKKLRQV from the coding sequence AGCCCAGATAAAGGGAATAAAAAAATACTTTGGAGACAGGCTTATATTAAATATTGACAGCTTTAAAATATATGAAAATGACAGAATTGGTGTGGTAGGCATCAACGGCTCGGGTAAAACAACCTTTTTAAATATATTATCAGGAAAGATAATGCCTGATGAAGGATTTAAAGAGATAAAAGGCTCTTATTCCTACATCACCCAGCTTGATGAAGATAAAATTGATATAGGTGCTAACTTTGCCTGGAAGTTTAACGTACCTGATTTACCTTATGAAACGCTAAGCGGAGGTGAAGCCACCCGCCTCAAGATTGCAAACTCCTTAAACAAAAACAATGTGCTGATAATTGCCGATGAACCTACCAGCAATCTTGACGGCGACGGCATAATAAAGCTTCAAAAAGAATTTGAAGCTTTTAACGGGGCGTTGCTTATAGTATCTCACGACAGGGAGTTTCTTGATAATGTATGCACTTCCATACTGGAAATTGAAAATGGGAAAATTACACAATACGGCGGAAACTATTCAAAGTACAGGGAGCTGAAAGCAAAAGAAAGAGAAAGAGCGTCCTTTGAATATGAACAGTATACCGCCGAAAAGAAACGGCTCACTGCAGCAATGCATGAGGTAAAAAGCAAGGGAAGTTCTTTAAAGAAAACCCCTAAAAGAATGGGCAATTCAGAAGCCAGGCTTCATAAGATGGGACCTCAGAAAGCAAAGGCCTCCTTGGACAGGGCAGCCAAAAACCTTCAATCCAGAATTGAAAGCCTTGAGGTCAAAGAAAAGCCCCAAAAGGAACCTGAGCTCCTCATGGATATGGATAGAATTATTAAGCTTCACAGCAAGGTGATTATAAGCTCTGAAAATCTTAGCAAAAGCTTCGGAGATAGGGTGATTTTCAATAACGCCGGCTTTAAAATCCATAACGGCAGTAAAACTGCCCTTATAGGTCCTAACGGCTGCGGAAAAACTACGCTGATAAAAATGATTGTTGATAAAGATGATGCAATAAATTATGCCAAGGGAGTTAAAATAGGCTATTTCAGCCAGGATTTAAGCCTTATTGATGATGATAAAACACTGCTTGATAATGTTATGGATGAGAGCATATTAACAGAGACCTTTGTACGTACGCTGCTCTCCAGGCTTTTTTTCAAAAGAGAAGACCTTTTAAAGAAGGGAATGTTTTTAAGCGGAGGTGAAAAGGTCAAAGCATCACTGGCAAAAATAGTTGTGAGCGACTTCAATTTACTTATACTGGATGAACCGACAAATTATCTTGACCTTTACTCCATGGAAGCTATGGAAGAAGCTCTTTTAGAGTATGAAGGCACTCTGTTGTTTGTGTCCCACGACAGAAGATTTGTAAGGAATATCGCTGACTGCATATTATCCATAGAGGATATGCAAATTATAAGCTTTGACGGAACATTTGATGAGTTCCTTTCAAGAAAAGCCTCTTCGCCGCCTAAGGATACCGAAGCTTTGAGGATTATACTTGAAAACCGTTTGGCAGAGGTTTTAGGAAAACTCAGCCTGCCTTCAAAGACTGATGACATTGAAGTCCTTGACAGGGAATACAAAGAATTAATAAAAAAGCTTCGTCAAGTATAA